Proteins encoded in a region of the Pocillopora verrucosa isolate sample1 chromosome 11, ASM3666991v2, whole genome shotgun sequence genome:
- the LOC131782285 gene encoding zinc finger MYM-type protein 3-like gives MRDNGRPELNFFTDTSFKHFQDCLDAEMKRLTAMGIGSNVKEAQVFSEDEENKLWNLGLLGDSSPRVLLDTMVFLIGKNFSLRSGKEHRNLKFSQLTLEPAKEKEPEKLIYVSFGEKNNLGGLKHRSFKQKRIEHYANSSTPDRCLVHLYKKYVSKCPESAMAKNVFYLTPRRGFKHSDDVWYGNTAVGHNILGETVKRLCKDAEIEGQFTNHSLHATTATRALKKGIPDKFVMQRTGHRDVRSLQKYQRPETSTKIEFSKAFDTSNEAVSLSGSIGSQKAPLKREVELEEETTRKFSKSCDKARIPETKAMTFNQCTFIISKD, from the exons ATGAGAGACAATGGTCGGCCTGAGCTAAACTTTTTCACCGATACCTCATTTAAGCACTTTCAGGACTGTCTAGACGCCGAGATGAAACGTTTGACTGCCATGGGTATAGGATCGAACGTAAAAGAAGCACAGGTTTTCtcagaagatgaagaaaacaagctATGGAATCTCGGGCTGTTAGGAGACTCGTCACCGAGAGTATTGTTGGATACCATGGTTTTCCTAATTGGAAAAAACTTTTCCCTTCGAAGCGGAAAAGAGCATCGTAATTTAAAATTCAGCCAACTCACTCTAGAGCCAGCAAAGGAGAAGGAGCCAGAAAAACTGATTTACGTGTCCTTTGGCGAGAAAAACAATCTGGGAGGATTGAAGCATCGATCGTTCAAGCAAAAGCGAATCGAACACTACGCAAACAGCAGTACACCTGATCGCTGTTTAGTTCATCTTTATAAGAAATATGTATCCAAGTGTCCTGAGTCGGCGATGGCAAAAAATGTGTTCTACTTAACTCCAAGACGTGGATTTAAGCATTCGGATGATG tttggTATGGGAATACTGCAGTGGGTCACAACATACTTggagaaactgtgaaaaggcTTTGCAAAGACGCAGAAATCGAAGGCCAATTCACCAACCACAGCCTCCatgcaacaacagcaactagAGCACTGAAAAAAGGAATCCCAGATAAGTTTGTTATGCAGCGCACCGGGCATAGAGATGTTAggtctttgcaaaaatatcaacGCCCGGAAACTTCAACTAAGATTGAgttttcaaaggcttttgacACGAGTAATGAAGCCGTGTCACTTTCTGGTTCCATTGGTAGTCAAAAGGCGCCATTAAAGCGCGAAGTCGAGTTAGAAGAGGAAACcactcgtaaattttctaagagttgCGATAAAGCTAGAATTCCTGAAACCAAAGCTATGACATTCAATCAGTGTACCTTTATAATCTCTAAAgactag
- the LOC131788537 gene encoding uncharacterized protein: MSLFDCSLLNDKFVKYAEQKYVPQTIKSYFMSLRHFYSYVLAEKPVIDATTELVTQMIEKVKRWSSSYKRSSQKRKWEKMEEDRVELVTPEKIQQFERSQTGRDAVILLGKLSGAHSIEITQSHYTLLRDFLLVQISIDNANRAGVLSNMTVKEFERGYKEDDRFIMNVMKHKTFHVHGPAQVILTSNLQNWISIFIKQVRSKLPYITAEKEQPLFPSWNGKKLESGQISKAIQSVWKKAGIAGPIHSTLFRKGAVTVCHSSQKEMTSDLADLMAHKEDTAKRYYRLTEKSKTCVKASQQLHTVMRVNSQKDGVEENTCSREELEPGEQEACVQEADSVSKAGSPSRVPWSSVAVDEIRRLFHEEIQGKSLSLKSVKEKIAGSEILKNEDPKRVYDRVRAEWRFPGSDDNTNPSLPTETEEMKDRVDRMFRKDAPSEDVTSNSDIVPPTSISSKAKALFTEDHVRTLHRLFNDMLGNVPISRNEILKRLSADVEGKEILAVLSLTQVINRIKYERRQKREKAN, translated from the exons ATGTCGCTTTTCGATTGCTCCCTACTGAATGACAAATTCGTAAAGTATGCGGAACAGAAGTACGTCCCTCAAACAATCAAATCGTACTTCATGAGCCTGCGTCATTTCTACAGCTATGTTTTAGCAGAAAAGCCAGTAATTGATGCCACAACCGAGCTGGTTACTCAGATGATAGAAAAGGTAAAGAGATGGTCTTCTTCCTACAAGAGATCTAGCCAGAAAAGAAAGTGGGAAAAGATGGAAGAAGACAGGGTTGAACTTGTTACACCTGAAAAAATCCAGCAGTTTGAAAGAAGTCAGACTGGCAGGGATGCTGTCATTTTGCTGGGAAAATTGAGTGGAGCACACAGTATTGAGATCACCCAAAGTCACTATACTCTTCTGAGGGACTTTCTTCTCGTGCAAATTTCGATCGACAATGCAAACCGGGCAGGAGTGCTGTCAAACATGACTGTGAAAGAATTTGAACGCGGTTACAAAGAAGATGACAGATTCATCATGAATGTTATGAAACATAAAACATTTCATGTCCACGGCCCAGCGCAAGTCATTCTTACTAGCAATCTGCAAAACTGGATCAGTATCTTTATAAAACAAGTGAGATCAAAGCTGCCATATATTACAGCAGAGAAAGAACAACCATTGTTCCCATCTtggaatggaaagaaattgGAATCAGGCCAAATTAGCAAAGCTATTCAGTCCGTTTGGAAAAAGGCTGGAATTGCAGGACCAATCCACAGCACACTCTTCAGAAAAGGTGCAGTAACAGTGTGTCACAGCAGCCAGAAGGAAATGACCAGTGACCTCGCAGACTTGATGGCTCATAAAGAAGATACTGCAAAGAG GTACTACCGCCtaactgaaaaaagtaaaacatgtGTTAAAGCCTCTCAGCAGCTTCACACAGTTATGAGAGTGAACAGCCAGAAAGATGGTGTAGAGGAAAATACATGTAGCAGGGAAGAACTTGAACCAGGTGAGCAAGAGGCATGTGTACAAGAGGCAGACAGTGTTTCCAAAGCTGGTAGTCCATCTAGAGTACCATGGAGCAGTGTGGCTGTTGATGAAATCCGAAGGCTCTTTCATGAAGAAATACAGGGAAAGAGCTTAAGCCTTAAgtctgtcaaagaaaaaattgcaggaAGCGAAATCCTCAAAAATGAAGATCCTAAACGTGTATATGACAGGGTTAGGGCAGAATGGAGGTTTCCTGGCAGTGATGACAACACAAACCCATCTTTGCCAACAGAAACAGAGGAAATGAAGGACAGAGTGGATCGCATGTTTAGAAAAGATGCCCCCAGTGAAGATGTAACCAGTAACAGTGACATTGTACCACCCACATCAATATCCTCCAAGGCAAAGGCACTTTTCACTGAGGATCACGTAAGAACACTGCATCGCTTATTTAACGATATGTTAGGAAATGTACCAATATCTAGAAATGAAATTCTTAAAAGGCTTTCCGCTGATGTTGAGGGGAAAGAAATTTTAGCAGTGCTATCTTTAACTCAAGTTATTAATCGTATAAAATATGAGCgaagacaaaaaagagaaaaagcaaattaa
- the LOC131783191 gene encoding uncharacterized protein: MAKRLSQKAVALRKSWTHDMSCEEDGDESEYNPDQDEESSSDESSDKSSGHEMVRGDSDEEIVEEESANTNVNKSDQSKKRKRPSKARIKKECPVPYCHKIVVHLPRHLQKVHDWPKHQARAAVLRFNLRKKYSFSTAESAAAGNRKGKTNADEHGQKRCNKDYHKKRCCPMVGCSAVVKRLPAHLQTVHGFSPKSSKYKALLSKALPQPKRPYSVQMIEKRAAAIKRIETEPPMPDIPVVDTVRNDEDEEMDLEDFEQTETSTTCDVILIEDDVDSSKSPDPEVLVMLANWLQSPDGDKKHFISD, from the exons ATGGCAAAGAGG TTATCCCAAAAAGCTGTTGCTTTGAGGAAGTCGTGGACACATGACATGTCTTGCGAAGAGGACGGAGATGAATCAGAGTATAATCCAGACCAGGATGAGGAGTCAAGTAGTGATGAAAGTAGTGATAAATCTTCAGGTCATGAAATGGTGCGAGGTGATTCAGATGAAGAAATTGTGGAAGAGGAATCAGCCAATACCAATGTGAACAAATCAGACCAGTCTAAAAAGAGAAAGCGTCCAAGCAAAGCGAGGATTAAAAAAGAATGCCCAGTACCCTACTGTCATAAGATTGTTGTTCATCTGCCAAGGCATTTGCAAAAAGTGCATGATTGGCCAAAACATCAAGCTCGTGCTGCAGTATTGCGGTTTAATTTACGtaagaaatattccttttcaaCTGCAGAGAGTGCAGCTGCTGGCAATAGGAAAGGGAAAACAAATGCTGATGAGCATGGGCAAAAGAGGTGCAACAAGGATTACCACAAAAAGAGATGTTGTCCAATGGTAGGGTGTTCTGCAGTGGTCAAAAGGTTACCTGCACATTTGCAAACTGTTCATGGTTTCAGTCCAAAGTCATCAAAGTACAAGGCCTTGTTAAGTAAAGCTCTTCCACAACCCAAAAGGCCCTATTCAGTTCAGATGATTGAAAAGAGAGCTGCTGCTATCAAGAGAATTGAAACTGAACCACCTATGCCTGATATACCTGTAGTGGATACTGTGagaaatgatgaagatgaagaaatggACTTGGAAGATTTTGAACAAACTGAGACTTCAACCACATGTGATGTGATTTTAATTGAAGATGATGTGGATAGCAGCAAGAGTCCTGACCCTGAAGTGTTAGTCATGCTTGCCAATTGGTTACAATCGCCGGATGGAG ataaaaaacattttatctctGATTGA